One window from the genome of Desulforamulus ruminis DSM 2154 encodes:
- a CDS encoding DUF4180 domain-containing protein: MEIKVDHKNGSKVAIIISDDIVINNVNDALDLLAVVHYDNGCEKMLVKKENINDDFFELKTGLAGEILQKYTNYHMKIAIVGEFEGYNSKSLNDFIYECNQGNNVFFKRTSAEALAELHGLKPV, translated from the coding sequence ATGGAAATCAAAGTGGATCATAAGAACGGTTCAAAAGTGGCGATTATCATAAGTGACGATATTGTTATTAATAACGTGAATGATGCGTTAGATTTACTTGCAGTTGTCCATTATGATAACGGGTGTGAAAAAATGCTTGTGAAAAAAGAAAATATAAATGACGATTTTTTTGAACTTAAAACAGGGCTTGCGGGTGAAATTTTGCAAAAATATACGAACTATCATATGAAGATTGCTATTGTCGGGGAATTCGAAGGCTATAACAGCAAAAGCCTGAACGATTTTATTTATGAATGCAATCAAGGGAATAACGTGTTCTTTAAGAGAACATCAGCGGAAGCACTGGCTGAACTTCATGGGCTTAAGCCTGTCTAA
- a CDS encoding LacI family DNA-binding transcriptional regulator, with product MSKPTIEDVAKLAKVSTATVSRVINKQGGVRKATEERIAKAISQLDYIPNAVARSMVKKTTKTIGVIIPDINNPFFPLVVSGIEQQAREKGYFTVLCNTNESPEIERELTQILLERSVDGLIVTTADEDGKQLQSAIDRGIPIVAVDRAIKSFEVDTVLVGNIDGAYQATRHLILQGHKRIAIICGPQNTTPGYERFVGFKKALEEYQIPLPEDLVLEGDFKEESGFKLTQKLYSMQERPTAIFSSNNLMTVGCVKAVMETGWQMGKELAFIGFDDVDIATFVTPSLSVVSRPMRQLGELAFDILYEKMTSTGEWVRRHYVLSPELKIRQSCTIKNTN from the coding sequence ATGTCTAAACCAACCATTGAGGATGTAGCAAAATTAGCTAAAGTTTCAACGGCCACAGTGTCTAGGGTTATAAATAAACAAGGTGGCGTTCGGAAAGCCACCGAAGAGCGTATTGCCAAGGCGATCAGTCAGCTAGATTATATCCCAAACGCGGTGGCCAGAAGTATGGTCAAGAAGACAACCAAGACCATTGGGGTAATCATTCCGGATATCAATAACCCGTTCTTTCCGTTAGTTGTATCAGGGATAGAGCAGCAGGCCAGGGAAAAAGGCTATTTTACTGTTCTTTGTAACACAAATGAGTCCCCTGAAATTGAAAGGGAATTAACTCAAATCCTGCTGGAAAGAAGTGTTGACGGCTTAATCGTTACAACTGCCGATGAGGATGGAAAGCAACTTCAATCTGCCATTGACCGAGGTATTCCCATTGTTGCGGTGGATAGAGCAATTAAAAGTTTTGAGGTTGATACCGTTTTAGTGGGCAATATTGATGGTGCCTATCAAGCAACAAGACATTTGATCTTACAGGGTCATAAAAGAATTGCCATTATCTGTGGTCCCCAAAATACAACTCCGGGATATGAGCGTTTTGTTGGTTTTAAGAAAGCGTTGGAAGAATATCAGATTCCTTTACCCGAAGATTTAGTGCTGGAAGGGGATTTTAAGGAAGAAAGCGGCTTCAAGCTGACCCAAAAGTTGTATTCAATGCAGGAACGGCCTACAGCCATCTTTTCATCAAATAACCTGATGACTGTGGGTTGTGTAAAGGCCGTTATGGAGACCGGGTGGCAGATGGGAAAAGAATTAGCCTTCATCGGTTTCGATGATGTTGATATTGCCACTTTTGTTACCCCTTCTCTATCTGTGGTTTCAAGGCCCATGAGACAGTTGGGGGAGCTGGCGTTTGATATTCTTTATGAAAAAATGACCAGTACAGGTGAATGGGTAAGGCGGCACTATGTTTTATCCCCGGAATTAAAGATAAGGCAATCATGTACCATTAAAAATACAAATTGA
- the deoC gene encoding deoxyribose-phosphate aldolase, with the protein MTVHLASMIDHTVLKSSTTVEQIHRLCAEAEEFGFASVCVNPCYVPLAADLLKDSKVKVCTVIGFPLGANTTATKIFEAKDAIQLGADELDYVVNISDVLNNRFDRIKKEMEEFVQVRSTASKPVMIKIILETCYLTDEQIKRLCELAKESGLDFVKTSTGFGTGGATAAHVQLMRETVGPNVGVKASGGIRNYQDAMTMVEAGANRIGASSGIAIVTQKASGENKGY; encoded by the coding sequence ATGACTGTTCATCTAGCCTCTATGATTGACCATACGGTACTAAAGTCGAGCACCACCGTGGAACAAATTCATCGTCTCTGTGCTGAAGCAGAGGAATTTGGGTTTGCCTCGGTCTGTGTCAATCCTTGCTATGTTCCCTTGGCGGCAGATTTACTAAAGGATTCTAAGGTAAAGGTTTGCACTGTCATTGGCTTTCCCTTGGGGGCGAATACCACGGCCACCAAAATATTTGAGGCCAAAGATGCCATCCAACTGGGAGCAGATGAGCTCGATTATGTGGTCAATATAAGTGATGTACTCAATAACAGATTTGACCGGATCAAAAAGGAAATGGAAGAATTTGTGCAAGTACGCAGCACTGCTTCCAAGCCGGTGATGATAAAAATCATTTTAGAAACCTGTTACCTCACCGATGAACAAATCAAGAGATTATGTGAGTTGGCCAAGGAGAGCGGTCTGGATTTTGTTAAAACTTCTACCGGATTTGGAACAGGCGGAGCTACAGCCGCCCACGTTCAATTAATGCGTGAAACGGTTGGCCCTAATGTTGGCGTAAAGGCTTCCGGGGGAATTCGCAATTACCAGGACGCTATGACCATGGTAGAGGCCGGGGCCAATAGAATTGGCGCCAGCTCGGGGATTGCCATCGTAACCCAGAAAGCCTCAGGTGAGAATAAGGGTTATTAA
- the rbsD gene encoding D-ribose pyranase, whose protein sequence is MKKGGILNPALNKLIAETGHTDYIVVTDAGLPLPENVNTRIDFALKPGTPTFLELLDTVLSELIVERIILAEEVKTISPEMHEEILKRFPGISVEYVPHVQFKQKTKEARGLVRSGEFTPYANVILVAGVAY, encoded by the coding sequence ATGAAAAAAGGCGGCATTTTAAATCCCGCACTGAACAAGCTAATTGCAGAAACGGGCCACACGGATTACATTGTAGTAACCGATGCAGGATTGCCCCTTCCGGAGAATGTCAATACCCGCATTGACTTTGCGCTGAAACCCGGAACTCCAACTTTTTTAGAGCTGCTCGATACGGTTCTTAGTGAACTAATTGTTGAAAGAATCATACTGGCCGAAGAAGTAAAGACGATCAGTCCGGAGATGCATGAAGAAATCCTTAAACGCTTTCCCGGGATTTCAGTTGAATATGTTCCCCATGTTCAGTTTAAACAAAAAACCAAGGAAGCCCGTGGACTGGTTAGAAGTGGAGAGTTTACCCCCTACGCCAATGTAATTTTAGTGGCTGGAGTTGCTTACTAA
- a CDS encoding substrate-binding domain-containing protein, producing the protein MKKKICAILAGVFLMAIALNGCGSKEAPETEGSKQESKKLKVGLSMNTLNNPFFVAVKEGAEAQAKESGIELIVSDAQNNPSQQLADVENLISQKPDVLILDPADSDAIVQAVKKANEAKIAVFTIDRQANGGEVLTHIGFDAIKSGNIAGEYLAKALNGKGKVVEIQGILGTNVAQDRSKGFNEAIAKYPDIEIIAKQSANFDRGQALNVMENILQANPEIDGIYAANDEMVMGALSAVEAAGRLDKINMIGCDAIDPALEAIKQGKLEATIAEPPFFLGKEAIITAEKIAKGESVEESVILPSNLVTKENIDQIKTR; encoded by the coding sequence GTGAAAAAGAAAATTTGTGCAATTCTTGCCGGTGTATTTCTAATGGCAATTGCCTTAAACGGTTGTGGAAGCAAAGAAGCACCTGAAACAGAGGGCTCTAAGCAAGAAAGTAAAAAGCTAAAAGTGGGTCTTTCCATGAATACCCTTAACAACCCCTTCTTTGTCGCCGTTAAGGAAGGAGCAGAAGCGCAAGCAAAGGAAAGCGGGATTGAATTAATTGTTTCCGATGCCCAGAACAATCCCAGTCAGCAATTGGCAGATGTTGAAAACCTGATTTCCCAGAAACCGGACGTGTTAATCCTGGATCCTGCCGACAGCGACGCCATTGTGCAGGCTGTTAAAAAAGCCAACGAGGCTAAGATTGCAGTATTTACCATTGACCGCCAAGCTAACGGTGGCGAAGTCTTAACCCATATTGGCTTCGACGCCATTAAATCGGGTAACATTGCCGGCGAATATCTGGCCAAAGCTTTAAATGGCAAAGGGAAGGTTGTTGAGATTCAAGGCATCTTAGGTACTAACGTAGCGCAAGACAGAAGTAAGGGCTTTAACGAAGCAATTGCCAAATATCCGGATATCGAGATTATTGCTAAGCAAAGTGCCAATTTTGACCGTGGCCAGGCCTTAAATGTGATGGAAAACATTCTGCAGGCAAACCCTGAAATTGATGGCATTTATGCTGCCAACGATGAAATGGTAATGGGCGCACTTTCGGCAGTTGAAGCAGCCGGCCGTCTGGATAAAATTAACATGATCGGTTGCGATGCCATTGACCCCGCCCTGGAAGCGATCAAACAGGGAAAATTGGAGGCTACCATCGCAGAACCTCCTTTCTTCCTCGGTAAAGAAGCGATCATAACCGCTGAAAAAATTGCCAAAGGTGAAAGCGTTGAGGAGTCGGTTATTCTTCCCTCTAATCTAGTGACCAAGGAAAACATCGATCAAATCAAGACCCGCTAA
- a CDS encoding copper amine oxidase N-terminal domain-containing protein, with translation MRKKLTAVLTLCLLLLSTSLAMAAAPPTIYINEDSLVTENPAVIEEGRTLLPLRAIFEAMGQEVGWNAEDQSITSGGIWLQIDNPTATVDGVEVTLDVPAKIIDNSTYVPLRFIAESLGKDVNWDGDQNRIDIMDKPATDADQPTDEELTTDEETTTDEEIATDEEEVTADDNAANDETDEDSPQEDTVDVDEVE, from the coding sequence ATGAGAAAGAAATTAACAGCAGTATTAACATTATGTCTTCTTTTGTTAAGTACCAGCCTTGCCATGGCGGCGGCGCCACCGACCATTTATATTAATGAGGACAGCCTAGTTACAGAAAACCCGGCTGTTATTGAAGAAGGCAGAACACTGCTGCCATTAAGGGCTATTTTTGAAGCCATGGGTCAGGAAGTAGGATGGAATGCTGAGGATCAGTCAATTACTTCTGGAGGCATATGGTTACAGATCGATAACCCTACTGCCACTGTTGATGGAGTAGAAGTAACTTTAGACGTGCCTGCAAAAATAATTGATAATAGTACTTACGTGCCTTTACGCTTTATTGCTGAAAGCTTAGGGAAAGATGTCAATTGGGATGGCGATCAGAATCGCATTGACATCATGGACAAGCCTGCAACTGACGCAGATCAACCGACCGATGAGGAATTAACTACCGATGAAGAAACAACCACCGATGAAGAAATAGCTACAGATGAAGAAGAAGTAACCGCCGATGACAACGCAGCCAATGACGAGACAGATGAAGATTCCCCTCAAGAAGACACAGTAGACGTTGATGAGGTAGAATAA
- a CDS encoding protein kinase domain-containing protein, producing MSPINGYYVDTLIGGGSYGVVVRVRKANRYYAMKVCSDEFLRQSLQVSCTAADLCRREAAVLKCIRHPEIPGYIDCFRHKDLFCLVEDYIPGHTLATTMNNGCCYREEEVKKIILKLLLILNFLHTPTARKPAIIHRDLRLSNLIMEDERLFLIDFGLAYRIPNHHDMKLLSQCRTVRSAANASPSYVEKRNDFSLQSDLFGAGVVAIDLFTNSVVSDNTIPWEQKIPVSLPFKSYIRRLLGVESGFGSCLEAIEHLRSLV from the coding sequence TTGTCGCCAATCAACGGATATTATGTTGATACGCTGATTGGCGGCGGCAGTTACGGAGTGGTGGTAAGAGTCCGTAAAGCGAACCGTTATTATGCTATGAAGGTATGTTCCGATGAATTCCTGCGGCAAAGTCTGCAGGTGTCTTGTACCGCCGCTGATTTATGCCGCCGGGAAGCGGCGGTCCTAAAGTGCATCCGTCACCCGGAGATTCCCGGTTATATTGATTGCTTCCGGCATAAAGATTTATTTTGCTTAGTGGAGGATTATATACCCGGCCATACACTGGCAACAACAATGAATAACGGCTGCTGCTACCGGGAAGAGGAAGTAAAGAAAATTATCTTAAAATTGCTCTTGATCCTGAATTTCCTTCATACTCCCACTGCTCGGAAACCTGCTATCATTCACCGGGACTTGCGTTTATCCAACCTGATTATGGAGGATGAGCGCCTTTTTCTAATCGACTTCGGCCTAGCGTACCGTATACCAAATCACCATGATATGAAATTATTGTCCCAATGCCGGACTGTCAGATCGGCGGCCAATGCTTCACCCTCTTATGTTGAAAAACGAAATGATTTTTCCCTACAAAGCGATTTGTTTGGCGCCGGGGTGGTGGCAATTGATCTTTTTACTAATTCCGTTGTATCGGATAATACCATACCCTGGGAACAGAAAATTCCGGTTTCTCTACCGTTTAAATCGTATATCCGGAGACTGTTGGGGGTTGAGAGTGGGTTTGGGTCGTGCCTTGAAGCAATTGAACATTTGCGTTCCCTGGTCTAG
- a CDS encoding universal stress protein: MFKKIMVATDGSAQAEKALKTAVDLAKTEEAVLTILSVTPVTDMGSEGMIGLSRAEAAKMEVPFLRKAQEYAANHNVDARTLTLYGHPGQVIVDYLNGHPHDLAVLGHRGMSNIQAFLMGSVAYKVANLAPCAVLIVK, from the coding sequence ATGTTTAAGAAAATTATGGTCGCAACCGATGGATCTGCCCAGGCGGAGAAAGCCCTAAAAACTGCTGTAGACCTAGCTAAAACAGAAGAGGCCGTTCTCACCATCTTATCCGTGACTCCGGTGACAGATATGGGATCAGAGGGAATGATCGGCTTATCCCGTGCCGAAGCCGCAAAAATGGAAGTTCCTTTTTTACGGAAGGCTCAGGAATATGCTGCCAACCATAACGTGGATGCCAGAACATTAACCTTATATGGACATCCAGGACAGGTTATTGTAGATTATCTTAATGGGCATCCCCATGATTTGGCAGTTCTTGGACATCGGGGAATGTCCAATATCCAAGCTTTTCTGATGGGGAGCGTAGCCTATAAGGTAGCCAACTTAGCTCCTTGTGCTGTACTCATTGTTAAATAA
- a CDS encoding sugar ABC transporter ATP-binding protein has translation MNKTALKMVGISKYFPGVKALDQVHIEVAEGEILALLGENGAGKSTLMKVLAGVYQPDTGEIYIHGDRTKINGPRSAQSLGISIIYQEFNLIPYLSVAENIFLGREPRLVKGILDLKRLYKDTEELLQRVGLERISPKTLVDELTIAEQQLVEIAKALSFASNLIIMDEPTAALNDEDTDRLLGIMVGLKEQGKAIIFITHRLEEVEKVADRITVLRDGQYIGSESTKSISTDDMVRMMVGRDIKDLYPVRNHKIGSPVLKVNHLSVRDKLEDITFTLHEGEILGIGGLMGSGSKILSKALFGIYQCSGGTIEVKNQNIKTIRDAIDAGIALVTDDRKSEGLVLTMSVYENLLLPTFCKISLMGVLVKRLKQNQIVSNWVSKLRIKVHNPLVEVGTLSGGNQQKVVLGKWLQMNPKILILHEPTRGIDVGAKAEIYQLMKNLTEEGIAIILISSEMPELLGMSHRILVMHEGRITGELPIQEATQEKIFIYATGREVG, from the coding sequence TTGAATAAGACAGCTTTAAAAATGGTCGGGATCAGCAAATATTTCCCTGGTGTTAAGGCTTTGGATCAAGTGCATATAGAGGTTGCGGAGGGTGAAATACTTGCACTTTTAGGTGAAAACGGTGCCGGCAAATCAACATTAATGAAAGTGTTGGCCGGCGTTTACCAGCCGGATACAGGTGAAATATATATCCATGGCGACAGGACTAAAATTAATGGTCCCCGCTCTGCGCAGTCCCTGGGCATAAGTATCATCTATCAGGAATTCAACCTCATTCCCTATTTAAGTGTGGCTGAAAATATTTTTTTAGGGCGTGAGCCAAGGTTGGTAAAAGGCATACTGGATCTAAAACGCCTTTATAAAGATACTGAAGAGCTATTGCAAAGGGTTGGCTTAGAACGAATATCTCCAAAAACCTTGGTGGATGAATTAACCATTGCTGAACAGCAGTTGGTTGAAATTGCCAAAGCATTATCCTTTGCCTCTAACCTTATTATCATGGATGAACCCACCGCAGCCCTGAATGATGAAGATACGGATCGGTTATTAGGCATCATGGTCGGACTCAAGGAGCAGGGGAAGGCGATTATTTTTATTACACACAGGTTAGAGGAAGTAGAAAAGGTTGCCGACCGCATAACCGTCTTAAGGGACGGCCAATATATAGGCTCTGAGAGTACAAAGAGTATCTCTACAGACGATATGGTTCGTATGATGGTGGGCCGGGATATCAAAGACCTGTATCCTGTTCGGAATCATAAAATTGGTTCTCCTGTGCTTAAGGTAAATCATTTAAGTGTAAGGGATAAGCTAGAAGACATTACTTTTACTTTGCATGAAGGGGAAATTCTAGGGATAGGCGGCTTAATGGGTTCCGGCAGCAAAATTCTCTCTAAGGCCTTATTTGGGATTTACCAATGCAGCGGTGGAACCATTGAGGTTAAAAATCAGAACATTAAGACGATTAGAGACGCGATTGACGCCGGTATTGCATTAGTAACCGATGACAGGAAGAGTGAAGGACTTGTATTAACGATGTCTGTTTACGAGAATTTACTTCTTCCAACATTTTGTAAAATCTCCTTAATGGGTGTCTTAGTCAAAAGACTAAAGCAAAATCAAATTGTCAGTAACTGGGTGTCAAAACTCAGAATTAAGGTGCACAATCCTTTGGTGGAGGTTGGTACACTCAGTGGCGGTAATCAGCAAAAAGTAGTTCTGGGTAAATGGTTACAAATGAATCCCAAAATTTTGATTCTTCATGAACCTACCCGGGGCATTGACGTTGGTGCTAAAGCGGAAATTTATCAGTTAATGAAAAACCTTACAGAAGAGGGAATTGCCATTATTTTAATCTCCTCAGAAATGCCGGAGTTATTAGGCATGAGTCATCGGATTTTGGTGATGCACGAAGGAAGAATCACTGGCGAACTACCGATTCAAGAAGCTACCCAGGAAAAAATCTTTATCTATGCTACAGGAAGAGAGGTCGGCTGA
- a CDS encoding ABC transporter permease, translated as MGALDTSAKETAKGNTSALYLMNKYRVFLIFIIICGVAGLLSEVFFTVNNMLNVARQVSITAIVAAGMTLVILIAGIDLSVGSVLAFTGAIIAGMLSAKVALPVAILCALLVGLLFGFVNGFFVTKMGVPAFIATLALMVIARGMTLVYTKGYPLVVSETSFSIIGNGKIWGVPLPILLMILIYALMYWVLRYTSFGRYIYAIGGNEEASRLSGIAVDRIKIAVYGIAGLFSALSATIYTSRLMSAQPTAGVGIELDAIAAVIIGGTSLSGGRGGIVGTLFGALIMGVLDNVLNLMNVSPFYQSIAKGLVILVAVVVDSKFSKLKVQKY; from the coding sequence ATGGGTGCTTTAGATACATCAGCAAAGGAAACCGCTAAAGGGAATACAAGTGCTCTTTATCTGATGAACAAATATCGAGTATTTTTGATCTTTATTATTATTTGCGGTGTCGCAGGTTTGCTCTCGGAGGTTTTTTTTACCGTTAACAACATGCTGAATGTTGCCAGACAGGTTTCGATAACAGCCATTGTGGCTGCCGGTATGACCTTAGTTATCTTGATTGCCGGGATAGATCTATCCGTGGGTTCCGTTTTAGCCTTTACCGGAGCCATTATCGCGGGCATGTTGTCTGCTAAGGTAGCGTTGCCGGTAGCGATTCTCTGTGCCTTGCTGGTAGGCTTGCTTTTTGGCTTTGTTAACGGTTTCTTTGTGACGAAGATGGGGGTTCCTGCTTTTATTGCTACCCTTGCTCTCATGGTTATCGCCCGGGGTATGACCTTGGTATACACCAAGGGATATCCATTAGTGGTTAGTGAAACTTCCTTTAGTATTATTGGCAATGGAAAGATTTGGGGCGTTCCGCTGCCCATTCTTCTAATGATACTTATTTATGCCTTGATGTATTGGGTTTTACGTTATACAAGCTTTGGACGCTATATTTATGCCATTGGCGGCAATGAAGAGGCATCCCGCTTATCCGGTATTGCTGTTGACCGTATTAAAATCGCTGTCTATGGAATAGCGGGTCTTTTCTCTGCCCTATCCGCTACGATCTATACTTCACGACTAATGTCCGCACAACCCACAGCCGGAGTAGGGATAGAGTTAGATGCTATAGCTGCGGTAATTATCGGAGGAACGAGTTTATCCGGTGGAAGAGGGGGGATCGTAGGAACTTTATTCGGTGCTTTGATTATGGGAGTTTTAGATAACGTTTTAAATTTAATGAATGTTTCCCCGTTCTATCAAAGCATTGCCAAAGGTCTGGTTATTCTGGTGGCGGTTGTGGTAGACAGTAAGTTTTCCAAGTTGAAAGTACAAAAATATTAA
- a CDS encoding zinc ribbon domain-containing protein — MQCPACNQQIQDEFKFCPHCGHKVNNTCSGCGKNLQPEWVTCPYCGLAAKGQGTAQPLPPQPPQKPQYSQHPPTYPSGHRDYHSGSSGRYRKRKKGLFGSFFSS, encoded by the coding sequence ATGCAATGTCCTGCTTGTAATCAACAGATTCAAGACGAATTTAAATTTTGTCCGCACTGTGGCCATAAAGTAAATAATACTTGCTCCGGGTGTGGGAAAAATTTGCAGCCGGAATGGGTTACCTGTCCCTATTGCGGTCTGGCTGCCAAAGGACAGGGAACTGCACAGCCGCTGCCTCCCCAACCTCCTCAAAAGCCTCAATACTCACAACATCCTCCGACCTATCCATCCGGTCATCGGGATTATCATTCCGGTTCGTCGGGTCGTTACCGTAAACGGAAAAAAGGTTTGTTTGGCAGTTTTTTTTCCTCTTAA
- a CDS encoding ABC transporter permease — MFKMIRLEFMKWKRSKILLGAIATTLIGPFVASVSAYSKQHGSNLPADWDSFFAVALQVNLSLLFPILFGALSAYAFVQEYQDRTIINLFTLPESRAKILLAKMFTVLGTLLMLIVVCLVFTLIGGRLMLSVPLTFETLLRLSSLSLITGIMVLCFIPVFAYIGIKTRHFIPPLVGATGFTLLNFAALVSPTYGPLVPTSIPVFYLLNAIGWRASIPFVWSVLLPIFALSMLLCLREYVNQNIH; from the coding sequence ATGTTTAAAATGATACGTCTTGAATTTATGAAATGGAAAAGATCCAAAATTTTATTGGGAGCGATAGCGACTACATTAATTGGTCCTTTTGTAGCTTCTGTATCCGCTTACTCCAAACAGCACGGCAGCAATCTTCCGGCGGATTGGGACAGTTTCTTTGCCGTGGCCCTGCAAGTCAACCTATCACTGCTTTTTCCCATTTTGTTTGGGGCCCTGAGCGCCTATGCTTTTGTTCAAGAATATCAGGACCGGACAATTATCAACTTGTTTACCCTTCCGGAAAGCCGTGCCAAGATACTCCTAGCCAAAATGTTCACCGTACTCGGTACCCTGCTAATGTTAATTGTTGTCTGCCTGGTTTTTACGCTTATAGGAGGCCGGCTGATGCTCAGTGTCCCTTTAACCTTCGAAACCCTGCTTAGACTTAGTTCCCTTTCGCTAATTACCGGCATCATGGTACTATGTTTCATTCCCGTTTTCGCTTATATTGGGATAAAAACCCGTCACTTTATTCCGCCGTTGGTTGGAGCAACGGGTTTCACTCTCTTGAATTTTGCCGCTTTAGTATCTCCGACTTATGGTCCATTGGTACCTACCTCGATACCTGTATTTTATTTATTGAATGCCATTGGCTGGAGAGCTTCCATACCCTTTGTTTGGAGCGTGCTTCTTCCTATTTTTGCCCTATCAATGCTGTTATGTCTTAGAGAATATGTAAATCAAAACATTCACTAA
- the rbsK gene encoding ribokinase yields MVQLGTVTVVGSYVVDLMSRTPHMPKVGETVLGGPFRMGPGGKGGNQAVAAARQGSQVTMVTKVGKDDFGVIARQNFKRENIDTSYVLVDNVESTGAALIAVDNNGDNMIVVALGACGKLSAEDVAQTEEAIKNSSIVLVQLETNIEAVQKTAEITKRHNIPLILNPAPYQEFPREILKAVAYITPNETEATLLTGVKVTDEGSALQAAKVMYELGVPNVIITLGEKGCYYYNGGEKGILYQGFKVQAVDTTGAGDAFNGGLAHALAEGKNLEEAIKYANAVAALSVTKVGTAPAMPSKQEVADFLKYFAKD; encoded by the coding sequence GTGGTACAATTGGGAACTGTAACTGTAGTAGGAAGCTATGTTGTAGATTTAATGAGCAGAACTCCTCATATGCCTAAGGTTGGAGAGACCGTCCTGGGAGGCCCTTTCCGCATGGGGCCTGGCGGCAAGGGGGGAAATCAAGCTGTAGCTGCGGCAAGGCAGGGATCGCAAGTCACCATGGTGACCAAAGTCGGCAAGGATGATTTTGGTGTCATTGCCCGGCAGAACTTTAAAAGAGAAAATATTGATACTTCCTATGTCCTGGTTGATAATGTAGAATCAACAGGAGCGGCCTTAATCGCAGTGGATAACAACGGGGATAATATGATTGTGGTGGCCTTGGGAGCCTGCGGCAAGTTATCGGCGGAGGATGTTGCACAGACGGAGGAAGCCATCAAGAATTCCTCCATTGTCTTAGTACAGTTGGAAACAAACATTGAGGCAGTACAAAAAACGGCTGAGATTACCAAAAGGCATAATATCCCCCTGATATTGAATCCGGCGCCATATCAAGAATTTCCCCGGGAGATTTTAAAAGCGGTAGCCTATATAACACCCAATGAAACAGAGGCAACCTTATTAACCGGTGTGAAAGTAACGGATGAAGGAAGTGCGCTTCAAGCGGCCAAAGTAATGTATGAGCTCGGCGTTCCCAATGTTATTATCACGCTGGGAGAAAAGGGCTGCTACTATTACAACGGCGGGGAAAAAGGTATTCTTTACCAGGGCTTCAAAGTTCAAGCCGTTGATACCACCGGCGCCGGTGACGCCTTTAATGGTGGTTTGGCCCATGCTCTGGCTGAAGGGAAAAACCTTGAAGAAGCCATCAAATATGCTAATGCAGTGGCTGCCCTTTCAGTGACGAAAGTAGGTACAGCACCGGCTATGCCCAGTAAACAAGAGGTTGCAGATTTTTTAAAGTACTTTGCAAAGGATTGA